In Methanooceanicella nereidis, a single window of DNA contains:
- a CDS encoding MBL fold metallo-hydrolase — protein MGASREVGRSAFLINEQVLLDFGIKPTDPPQYPQGNPRPETVVISHGHLDHCGVVPNLMDMEPTVLATPPTKHLTRLLAEDTLEIAENHGGMVPFDPHDMQMLMRKTIELDYLEDYTTDDYSITLFDAGHIPGSALTYVEYGEDTLLYTGDIKNSDTRLLKGSKIHYPESRALMIESTYYGRDHVDRKKLEERFIESIRYTLDIGGNVVIPCFAIGRTQEVLMILKEYGISCYVDGMGVEVTKIMLKDPQYLRDPNRLKTAFGAATTVKPGMRRAVLDEPSVVVTTAGMLNGGPVLYYLQRMYDDPKSKLMLTGYQVENTNGRNALENGYVDIDGEIFPLRCKLEQYSFSAHSGDSELKDIVRYMCDRGTEHVFCVHGDKTEEFAGWVEKEIGVKAYAPKIGEEYLI, from the coding sequence TTGGGTGCAAGCAGAGAAGTGGGAAGGTCAGCATTTCTGATCAACGAGCAGGTATTGCTGGATTTTGGCATCAAGCCTACGGACCCGCCACAATACCCGCAGGGAAACCCCAGGCCTGAGACGGTCGTGATATCCCACGGCCACCTGGACCATTGCGGAGTAGTGCCGAACCTTATGGACATGGAGCCCACGGTACTGGCCACTCCGCCTACGAAGCACCTTACGAGGCTGCTGGCGGAGGACACGCTGGAGATAGCAGAGAACCACGGAGGCATGGTCCCCTTCGACCCGCATGACATGCAGATGCTTATGCGAAAAACAATAGAGCTCGACTACCTGGAAGATTATACTACGGACGATTACTCCATCACCCTGTTCGATGCGGGGCATATACCAGGAAGCGCGCTCACCTACGTGGAATACGGTGAAGACACGCTTCTTTATACGGGCGATATTAAGAATTCGGATACCCGCCTGCTAAAGGGATCGAAGATACATTACCCGGAATCCAGGGCCCTGATGATCGAGAGCACCTACTATGGCCGCGATCACGTGGACAGGAAAAAGCTGGAAGAGAGATTTATCGAGTCCATAAGATATACGCTGGACATCGGCGGCAATGTAGTCATACCGTGCTTTGCCATCGGAAGGACGCAGGAGGTACTGATGATCCTGAAAGAGTATGGCATCAGTTGTTATGTGGACGGCATGGGCGTGGAAGTCACCAAGATCATGCTGAAAGACCCCCAATACCTCAGGGACCCTAACAGGCTGAAAACGGCTTTTGGTGCGGCAACGACCGTAAAACCGGGCATGCGAAGGGCTGTCCTGGACGAACCGTCGGTAGTAGTGACAACGGCGGGCATGCTCAACGGCGGACCTGTACTATACTACCTTCAGAGAATGTACGATGACCCGAAAAGCAAGCTGATGCTCACCGGATACCAGGTCGAGAACACTAACGGCAGGAACGCGCTGGAGAACGGCTATGTCGACATCGACGGAGAAATATTCCCGCTAAGGTGTAAGCTGGAACAATATAGTTTCTCCGCCCACAGTGGCGACTCAGAACTGAAAGACATTGTCAGGTATATGTGCGACAGGGGTACCGAGCATGTGTTCTGCGTGCACGGAGATAAGACCGAAGAGTTCGCAGGATGGGTTGAGAAGGAGATAGGAGTTAAAGCGTACGCGCCTAAGATCGGGGAAGAATACCTGATATAA
- a CDS encoding DNA-directed RNA polymerase subunit B'', whose product MLDRRELSKAYFTRKKIAQHHIDSFNVFLDQGLQKVIGEQAYIETDIEDVERNIEPVKVKLGKIRVGNPVVREADGSVEPLYPTEARLRNITYAAEIFLEMSIVRGEVEEEPIEVNIGQMPIMIGCNKCNLSKLSPEEWVKFGEDPVDPGGYFVINGTERVIMTLEDLAPNKIMVEYDDRYGDQIEVAKVFSQRRGYRALVIVERGRKSILEVSFPSISGRLNLVTLMRALGLETDQEIVSAVSDDPEIQKFMLENLDEAEADTTESAMEKIGKRVAAGQAKDYQKKRAHYVIDRYLLPHLNPEDFERISDDDERLKESRINKSYFLGRMAEACCELALRRRSPDDKDHYANKRLKLAGDLMEDLFRVSFNRLTRDIKYQLERANMRNRELYMITAVRADVLTERLVHPLATGNWVGGRTGVSQLLDRIDYMAMLSHLRRVISPLSRAQPHFEARDLHATQWGRICPSETPEGPNCGLVKNFAMSVELSTGIENEEAIKKIMLEAGVQPLRRGLIE is encoded by the coding sequence GTGTTAGACCGTAGAGAATTAAGTAAGGCGTATTTTACTCGAAAAAAGATAGCACAGCATCACATTGATTCATTTAACGTGTTTTTGGACCAGGGCCTTCAAAAAGTGATTGGCGAACAGGCTTACATTGAGACTGACATCGAGGATGTGGAGCGCAATATCGAGCCGGTCAAGGTTAAGCTCGGCAAGATCCGTGTCGGTAACCCTGTCGTCAGAGAGGCCGACGGTTCCGTCGAGCCTTTATACCCCACAGAGGCGAGGCTCAGGAATATCACCTACGCGGCCGAGATATTCCTTGAAATGAGCATCGTGAGGGGAGAAGTGGAAGAAGAGCCGATCGAAGTGAACATCGGACAGATGCCCATAATGATCGGATGCAATAAGTGTAACCTCTCAAAGCTCAGCCCGGAGGAATGGGTCAAGTTCGGAGAAGACCCGGTGGACCCCGGAGGATATTTTGTCATAAACGGTACGGAGCGTGTAATCATGACGCTCGAAGACCTCGCGCCGAACAAGATCATGGTCGAATACGACGACCGTTACGGTGACCAGATAGAGGTCGCAAAGGTATTCTCGCAGCGCCGTGGGTACAGGGCTCTCGTCATAGTGGAAAGGGGAAGAAAATCCATCCTTGAGGTCTCGTTCCCGTCCATTTCCGGCAGGCTGAACCTCGTGACGCTCATGAGGGCGCTCGGGCTTGAGACTGACCAGGAGATAGTCTCCGCAGTATCGGATGACCCGGAGATACAGAAGTTCATGCTGGAGAACCTTGACGAGGCAGAGGCTGACACCACCGAGTCCGCGATGGAGAAGATCGGAAAGCGTGTCGCTGCAGGGCAGGCCAAGGACTACCAGAAGAAGCGCGCTCACTATGTGATCGACAGGTACTTACTCCCGCACCTTAATCCGGAAGACTTCGAACGCATCTCGGATGACGATGAGAGGCTTAAGGAGTCGCGCATCAACAAGTCATACTTCCTGGGAAGAATGGCGGAAGCATGCTGTGAGCTGGCTTTAAGAAGAAGGTCCCCGGATGATAAGGACCACTATGCCAACAAGAGGCTTAAGCTCGCAGGCGACCTTATGGAAGACCTTTTCAGGGTATCCTTCAACAGGCTTACCCGCGACATCAAGTATCAGCTTGAAAGGGCTAACATGAGGAACAGGGAGCTTTACATGATCACGGCCGTGAGGGCAGACGTGCTTACGGAAAGGCTCGTCCACCCGCTTGCCACCGGTAACTGGGTCGGAGGCAGGACCGGCGTATCACAGTTACTCGACCGTATCGACTACATGGCGATGTTATCACATCTGAGACGTGTCATATCGCCGCTGTCGCGCGCTCAGCCGCACTTCGAGGCGAGAGACCTTCACGCGACACAGTGGGGCCGCATTTGCCCGTCGGAGACCCCGGAAGGGCCGAACTGCGGTCTGGTGAAGAACTTCGCGATGTCTGTGGAGCTTTCCACCGGCATTGAGAATGAGGAAGCTATAAAGAAGATAATGCTTGAAGCCGGTGTACAGCCTCTCAGGAGGGGTTTAATTGAATAA
- a CDS encoding DNA-directed RNA polymerase subunit H yields the protein MTKKFDVLKHVLVPHHELLPEDEVITLLEAYRIEKGQLPKIKTSDVVAKQLEAKAGDVIKITRNSLTAGRAVAYRLVID from the coding sequence TTGACTAAAAAATTTGATGTTCTGAAGCACGTGCTTGTGCCCCATCATGAGTTGCTGCCAGAAGATGAAGTTATTACACTTTTAGAGGCATACAGGATCGAGAAAGGGCAGCTGCCTAAAATAAAGACCTCCGACGTTGTCGCAAAACAGCTTGAAGCGAAAGCAGGCGACGTTATCAAGATCACCCGAAACAGCCTCACTGCAGGCAGAGCAGTCGCGTACAGGCTTGTAATTGACTGA
- the ercA gene encoding alcohol dehydrogenase-like regulatory protein ErcA codes for MALKNVPELRKFVAPEIVYGEGAIDLAGRYAKIFGASKVMLVTGKKVLKAGWSDIAANSIEKAGLEYTVFSDVTPNPRVEEVMKGAGVYREEGCDIILAVGGGSVIDCAKGIGIVSTNRKSILDFEGADRVHIPGPPLICIPTTAGSSADVSQFAIISDRNNLRKIAIISKTLVPDIALIDPVTTITMEADLTASTGIDALTHAIEAYVSNAHSPLTDVHALEAVSLICSNLLHAIEEPENIVARSGMMLGSLHAGLAFSNASLGAVHAMAHSLGGLSDLSHGECNSILLSHVIKYNYQSAPWRFDRIAIAMGLQLAGSGSDERSSALSDHVREILRKAGIDKCLGDLGVKNEDIRGLVQNALRDPCIVTNPRIPSESDLERIYEEAL; via the coding sequence ATGGCTCTGAAAAACGTCCCGGAACTAAGGAAATTCGTAGCCCCGGAGATCGTATACGGGGAAGGCGCTATAGACCTGGCGGGAAGATACGCGAAGATATTCGGTGCCAGTAAAGTGATGCTTGTTACGGGTAAAAAAGTCCTTAAAGCAGGATGGTCTGACATCGCCGCAAATAGTATCGAAAAGGCAGGCCTTGAATACACCGTATTTTCCGACGTTACCCCGAACCCCAGAGTCGAAGAGGTCATGAAGGGTGCCGGTGTATACAGGGAAGAAGGCTGCGACATCATACTTGCGGTAGGCGGCGGCAGCGTGATAGACTGTGCCAAGGGTATAGGCATAGTAAGCACTAACAGGAAGAGTATACTGGATTTTGAAGGTGCGGACAGAGTTCACATCCCGGGGCCGCCCCTTATATGCATACCCACTACGGCAGGAAGCTCTGCAGATGTTTCTCAGTTCGCGATAATCAGTGATAGAAATAATCTCCGTAAGATAGCTATCATCAGTAAAACTTTAGTGCCTGACATCGCATTGATCGATCCGGTCACGACCATAACGATGGAAGCCGATCTTACGGCAAGTACGGGAATAGACGCCCTGACGCATGCCATAGAGGCTTATGTTTCAAATGCGCATTCACCTTTGACTGACGTGCATGCGCTTGAAGCGGTCAGCCTGATATGTTCGAACCTGCTGCATGCGATCGAGGAACCCGAGAATATAGTGGCAAGAAGCGGTATGATGCTGGGAAGCCTTCATGCAGGGCTTGCTTTCTCCAATGCGAGCCTGGGCGCCGTACATGCCATGGCCCACAGCCTGGGAGGATTATCGGACCTGTCCCACGGCGAATGTAATTCAATACTGTTAAGCCATGTTATAAAATACAATTACCAGTCGGCCCCGTGGCGCTTTGACAGGATAGCGATTGCCATGGGCTTACAGCTTGCTGGAAGTGGATCCGATGAGCGTTCATCCGCCTTGAGCGACCATGTCAGGGAGATACTGAGAAAAGCAGGAATAGATAAATGCCTTGGCGACCTGGGTGTTAAAAATGAGGACATACGGGGACTTGTGCAAAACGCATTGAGA